From Paenarthrobacter sp. A20:
GGAAGTCGCTGACCAGCGGATCGTACGTCTTTGAGTTCACTGCCATGCCGATGCCGGAGGGTGAGACGAACTCGTTGGCCGCCGTCACGGAACCCGACGTGGTGGGAAGGGTGAAGAAGTCGATGTCGTCCCGGACATCGGGGTTGAGCTTGTCGGTTGCCAGGCTGGGCAGCTCCCACGTGCCGATGTTGTACATCGCGGCCTGGCCGGAGGTGAACTGGTTCTGCGCGTCCGAGTAGCCTTGCGCGGAGAAACCATCCTGGAAGCACTTGGCCTTACCGAGTTCAGCCATCCATTGAACAGTCTTTTGGCCCGCGGGATCGCTGAACGCAGCCTCGCCCTTCTTCAGTTTCTGGACGAAATCCGGTCCAGCGGCCCGGAACGGCTGGTACGCGACGTAGCGTTCCAGCGGCCACTGGTCCTGCCCGTCGATGGCGATCGGCGTGATTCCTGCGTTGCGCAAAGCGGTGCACATCGCGGGGACGTCGTCCAAGGATGCAGGCACAGTCACGCCTGCTTTTTCCAGCAAGGCCTTGTTGTACCAGATGAATTCCAGCTCGAACTGGAACGGGATCATGTACAGGGAGCCGTCGTCGAAGCGTTGGTAGTCCAGTGCGCCGGGGCGGTAGTCATCATAGAGGTCCAGCGACTTCAGCAGCTTGTCGGCGTCCACCATCTTGCCTTGCTTCGCCAGCTGCTGGGCGAAGGGGGTGGCGTCCGTGTCGAACAGTTCGGGGAGCTTGTTTGCCGCGGCCAGGGTTTCGAGTTTCTGGATGTAGGAGGGGCGGTCCGGGGTGGTGATGAGGTTTAGCGCGAAGCCCGGGTGGTCCTTGGCGTAGTCATCGGCGAGCTTCTTCATGATGTTGATCACCGCCCCATCGGCGGGCCTGGAGAGGAGCCACGATATTTCGCGGGGTTTGATCTCCCCGGTGGGGCTGACGTTGGCGGGGTCGCTGGTGCTCCCTCCGCCGCCGCAGGCCGTCAACGCCAAGGCTGCGACGGCCGCGACGGCGGCAGCACGGAATAGTTTCTTCATTGCGGCAATCTCCCTTGATTGGAACAGAGGTTGGTTGGGGTAGGGCGGAGTATTCAGTTGTCGGTGCGCTGACGTACCTCAAGTTCGGTGACAGTGACGTTTCCTTCGCCGGCGAAGACGCCGATCCGTCCGGAAGCGAGGTCGTAAATCCTGGCGCTGAGCGCCACCTGACGGTCGACGACGGCGACGCAAATGTCGCCGTCGACGATGACCTCAAGGGTGTGCACGCCCGGGGTGAGGTCACAGGGCCGCTCCAGTTCGACGTCGAACGGGACGTCGCCGGAGACGTGCCACTGCGCATCGCCTGTGATGGTGCGCGGCCAGCGGTCGAAGACGAGCCGGCCGCGCTTGGGTTCCAGACGCAGGACGTAGGAATGGTCGCCGTCGTGGCTTGAGCGGAGCAGCAGCCCGCACTCGGTGGTGTTGGCCGCGATGTCCAGCACAGCCTTGGCGTAGAACTGATCCGGCAGCTCTTCCGCGGAGATCAGGGCGGAGTATCCGTCCGGCACGGCCAGCCGGGCCGGCAACGCGCTGGTCAGGGATACCGGAACGTCGTCCCAGAAGCTCTCCACCAGCTCATCCGCGAAGGAGAAAGCGAGTGTCCCGTCGGGGTTTTGGCGGGCTTCCAGCACGGACATGGTGCCAGCCCACTGCCACGGCCCTTGATCGCGGTTGCCTTCCTTGCTGGCGATCCATCCGAAGAAGAATCGTCGCCCGTCGCGCTCGGCGGACTTTGACGCGTAGAAGGCGCGCCCGTCGATGCTGTCCAGGTCCGGCACGATCCATGGCCCATCCGGGCTCTTGGCCATCCGGTAGCGGGTGGTGAACGATTCCGAGAACTCGGAGTACACCATGTACCACCAGTCACCCCAGGCGAACACGTCCGGGCATTCGTGGGTGATGTAACGGCGCGGATCCCAGAACGGCTCGGTGTGCTGCCAGGTCATCAGATCACTGGACACACACTGCGCGATGACTCCGCGGCGCCGTTCAGGCCCGGTGGAATGCCGGGCTGCCAACAGCATCTTCCATTGCGACTTGCTGTCATCCCAAAACACGAAGGGATCCCGCCAGTCACCGGACTCGTAACCGTCCGGAGCGCCGAAAGTCAGTTCCGGGTGTTTTTGCCAGGTCCGCATGCCATCGGTGCTCGTGGCGTGCATGACCAGCTGGAGCGGCGCGCCGTCGGGTCCCAGGTTGCGGGGGTTCTGGCCTGTGTAGAACAAGTGGTGGATGCCGGACTCGTCCGTGACGATGCTGCCGGTATAGGCGTTGAAGTCCAGGTCGGTTTCGCTGCCATGGTGCAGGGAAACGCCGTGGTCCTCAAACTGCGTGAGGTCCTTGGTGGTAACAAGGTTCCATGAGGTTCCGGGCTTCGGGTCGGAGCGGTCTTCGTGAAGGTAGAAGAGCCAGAACTCCCCGTCCTTCTCGAAGGGGATGAGGTCCCCAACCCATCCGTCGGCGGGTTGGAAGAAGACTGAGCGTTTCATCTGCGCTGATGTCCATTCTGCTAAAGCGTTTGATCACTCGTAAGCTAGCGCGAAAACCATCTGTGTTCAAGCGTTTTAGCAAAATTCATTTTCAGTAAAAGTAGTGGTGCTAAAACGCTTGACCGTCGGAACCCCTGCCACTAATGTCCTGCGTAGCCGATGACTTACCGGACCGCTCGATGCTGAGCCGTACGGACCAGGCCACGAGTACCGATCCAGCTCTCCCACATGACGTGCAGCATCAGGCTGCCCCGGAACCGCATCCGGCAGCCCGCGCCCGTTCATTACCGCCGAATGACGTTTGGCGCGCCGTCGTGCCTGCCAAACCTTGAGAGGAAACGAATCAATGACGTATGACATCTCTCGCCGCACTGCCCTGCAAGGTGCAGGAGTTGGCGCACTGGCACTTCTGATGTCCAGTGCCGTCCCTGTAGCAGCGCACGCCCAGGCATCCCTCCGGGCGATCTACCACATGACTCCGCCATCGGGATGGCTGTGTGATCCGCAGCGTCCCGTTCATACCAACGGCGCCTACCAGCTCTACTACCTGCACTCCGGCCAGAACAACGGACCGGGCGGATGGGACCACGCGACCACGAGTGACGGTGTGTCGTACACCCACCAGGGCGTGGTGATGCCACTGCAGCCGGACTTCCCGGTGTGGTCGGGATCGGCCGTCGTGGACACCGCCAACACGGCAGGCTTCGGGGCGGGCGCCGTGATCGCGCTCGCCACCCAACCCACGGACGGCATCCGGAAATTCCAGGAACAGTATCTTTACTGGTCCACGGATGGCGGCTACACCTTTACCGCATTGCCTGACCCGGTGATCGTGAACACTGACGGACGAACGGCCACCACCTCGGCGGAAATAGAGAACGCTGAATGGTTCCGTGACCCCAAGATTCACTGGGATGCGGCGCGGAACGAGTGGGTTTGTGTCATCGGCAGGGCCCGCTACGCTGCCTTCTACACCTCTCCCAACCTGAGGGACTGGCAATGGAAGTCCAACTTCGACTTCCCCAACCACGCCCTGGGCGGCATCGAATGCCCGGACCTGTTCGAGATGACAGCCGGAGACGGCACCCGGCATTGGGTGTTCGGCGCGAGCATGGACGCCTACAGCATTGGCCTGCCCATGACCTTTGCCTACTGGACAGGTTCATGGAACGGCACAGCGTTCATCGCGGACAACCTCACACCGCAGTGGCTTGACTGGGGATGGGACTGGTACGCCGCCGTGACCTGGCCGGCCGTGGAAGCACCTGAGACCAAGCGCCTTGCCACCGCGTGGATGAACAACTGGAAATACGCGGCCCGCGACGTGCCCACGGACGTATCCGATGGTTACAACGGACAGAATTCCATCACGCGCGAACTCAGGCTTGAGCGCCAATCGGGTGGCTGGTACACCTTGCTCAGCGCCCCCGTTCAGGCGCTTTCCAACTACGTCACGTCGACCACCACCCTTCCGGATCGCAGCGTCAACGGCAGCTTCGTACTGCCGTGGGGCGGGCGGGCGTATGAGCTGGAGCTCGATATCTCCTGGGACACGGCCGCGAACGTTGGGGTATCGGTGGGCCGCTCGCCGGATGGCGCGCGCCACACCAACATCGGGAAGTACGGTGCTGAACTGTACGTCGACCGCGCACCCTCGGACCAAAGCGGCTACGCACTGGCGCCGTACACGCGCGCTGCAGCACCCATCGACGCCAACGCGCGGTCTGTTCACCTGCGCATATTCGTTGACACGCAAAGTGTGGAGGTGTTTGTGAACTCCGGGCATACGGTGGTCTCCCAGCAGGTGCATTTCGCAGACGGCGACACAGGGATTTCCCTCTATGCCGACGGCGGCCCGGCCAACTTCACCGGAATCACCATCCGCGAGTTCGGGAACGCCATTTAGGGGCCGTCCACCAAGGCGGAAAGTACGACGGCGACGCTCCAGCGGGCGGACGCGTCGCCGTCGTACGTCGCTGTCAGTTGATGGTTCCAGCCTTGACAACCGGGACGCTGCCACGACACTGATTGCATGTACAGGAACAGCCGTGTGTCCGCCCAGTTTTCGATGTCCCTCGACGGCTTCATTGCCCGCGACGATGACGGGATCGGCCCCCTATTCGACTGGTACGAGGCCGGAAGCGTTGAAACCTGGATGCCGGGACACCCTGTTCCGTTCCACCTCAGCGAGGCCGATGCTGCGTACTGGACCTCCCTTCCGCGCGAGGGCGCGTTCATCGCCGGCCGCCGAATCTTCGACATGACGAAAGGGTGGGGCGGGCATCCACCCAACGAATCGCCGACGGTGGTGTTGACCCACCGCGAACCCCCGGCGGATTGGCCGCCCATCAGGCGGGACGGCAGGCCCGTGCCGTTCGAGTTCGTCGCGGACCTGGAATCGGCATTTGATCGTGCTGCCGACCTCGCGGCAGGCGGAGAAATTGGCGTCGCGGGCGCGGACGTCGTTCAGCAGTGCTTGCGCCGCGGGCTGGTCGACGAACTGCGCGTGGACCTCGTGCCGGCACTGCTCGGGAGCGGCATACGGTGGTTCGGAGAGCTCGATGGTGACATCATGCTTGACGAGCCGGTGATCGTTCCGGGTAACCGGGTGACCCACTTGATCTACCGGGTACGTCGCTGAGGGCTCAGGTGTTGAGCTCAAGCATCAGTGCCGGCAGTTCGGCGGCCAGTTCGCGTGCCAGGAAACCCAGCGGGCCGAGCTTGCTGGCCAAACGGTCCGCCGCCGCAGCGTGAAGGTGGGTTCCCCAACAGGCGGCCTGCGCGTCGCTGGTTCCCCGCGCCCGCAGCCCGGCGACGGCGCCAGCGAGAACGTCACCGCTGCCGGACGTCCCCAGTCCGCCGTGCCCGGTGGTGATCTTCCATAACTTCGCGCCGGCGCCCGACGGCTCGGCAATGACGCCCTGGCAGCTCACCACGGCATCAAACCGATCTGCCACGGCGGCAACATCGCGTTCGAGGTCTTTCACGTCCCGACCAGCAGCGCCGCGCCGGGCGTGGTCCGGGCCCCTCCGATCACCAGCACAGCTCCCCGCGAGTACTTGTCCTCGCCCGGTTCCGGCAACGGCCAGTCACGCAGCAGCGAGGGCGTCACCAGGATGGTGGCACCGGATTCACTGCGGGTGGACATTGGCGTCCCCTGCATGTTCGGTCACTGCCACTCCCTGCTCGGCCAGATGGTCAGCCACATTGAAACTCTCCAGTTCCCAGGGGCCCGCACCCGTAGGACGCACGTAACGGGTGATCGACGCATTCAGCACCGACGTGGTCGCCTGGATGGTCTCGGCTCCGGCCAAGCTCGCCTCTGTCGCGGCCACGTTGCCTTCGCTTTCACCGTGCCGGATCAGCAGCAACTCCACGGCACCGGCTTCCTGCACCGCGTCCGTCAGCCCGTCCTCGTTCACAAAGATCACTCCTCCGCGTGCGTTGCCGAATGCAGAACACTACCCACTGGGTACCCACCGGTCCAGAGAATAAACGCACGACGGCGATCGGGGAACCCTGTTCCCGGAACCCGCGGTGAAGTAGGTTGCTCGCATGGAGGACTCATATCAGGTCATCATTGCCGGTGCCGGATTCGCCGGAGTTGCAGCTGCCAAAGAACTTGGCCGCAAGGGTGTGCGCGTCTTGCTGATCGACTCAAACAACTACCACCAGTTCCAGCCACTCCTATATCAGGTAGCGACGTCCCAGATTGGCGTGTCGGCCATCGCCCGGCCGCTGCGTTCAGTTTTCCGCCGCTACAAGACGGTGAAAGTCCTGACCGCCAAGGTGGACACCGTCAATGCGGGAGAGCGGGCGGTCACAACTGCTGATGGCCAAACGATGCGCGCCGAAATCCTGGTTATTGCTGTCGGGGCCGTCCCGAACTTCTTCAACACCCCTGGGGCGGAAGAACTGGCTTTCCCGTTGTATTCCGTCACCGACGCCACCCGGCTCGGCACAGGCCTGACGCGGTTGCTGGACCAGGCGGACAGAAAGCCTGACGGTTCCGTGGATGTAGTAGTGGTGGGAGGCGGCCCCACTGGAGTTGAAACTGCCGGGGCAATGGCCGAGAACGTCAAGTACGTGGTTCGCAAATACTTCTCGCCGGAGCTCGCAGCGCGCTGCCGTGTGCACCTCGTGGACATGGTTCCCAGCGTGTTGAACATGTTCTCCTCAAAATCCCAGAGCTACGCAACAGAACACTTGAAGAAGGTGGGGGTCCAACTTCACATGGGAGTTGGTGTTACCGAGGTCCGCGCTGACGGCGTGACCTTGGCCGATGGGAGTTCCGTACCTGGCCAGATCGTGGTGTGGGCCGGAGGCCTGAAAGCGGGCGATCTTATTGCCGGCTCCGGACTGACCCAGGGGAGAGGGGGCCGCATTGACGTTGATACGGACCTGACTGCTCCGGATGTGGAGGGCGTGTACGTCGTCGGGGATTGCGCCAACATCACCGATTCCACGGGTGCGAAGTTGCCGCAGCTGGGGTCGGTGGCTCAACAGGCAGGTAAGTGGGCCGCATCAAACATCCTTGCGGATCTCAAGGGTGGGACCCGTACCCCGTTCCGGTACGTCGACAAGGGGTACATGGCGATGATCGGACGGGGTGCCGCCGTTGCGGAGCTCGGCCGCAAACGGATCCAGTTGCAGGGCGTTTTTGCCTTCCTTTCATGGCTGTTGGTACATCTGGCCCTGTTGTCGGGCTTGCAACAAAAGATCCGTGCCCTGTTTTCGTGGCTCAACGGATACATCCTTCACAGCCCCGCTCAAGTGGTGGTCAGCGGGCCTATCGAAAAGGAAGGGCCCGAGCAGGCGGCCAGCGGGAAGCCATGATGTCACGTCCTTCGGGTCGAGGGTGTGCGCAAGCTGCGAAGATATGAGTAGGAATCCCGAACAAGGAGCATCATGACCCTCAAAGAACGCCTGAAGGCCGACGTCGTTGACCACATGAAAGCCGGAAACAAGATCGCGCTGACCACGGTGCGCAACGTGCTGGGTGAGATCACCACACGGGAGAAGTCGGGCAAGACCCCTGTGGAACTCGACGACGTGCAAGTGACGTCGCTGCTGCAGAAGGAAGCTGCGAAGCGCCGGGATACGGCCCGTATTTACACCGAGGCCGGCGAGGCGGACCGGGCGGCAGCCGAGGTGGCAGAAGCGGAGATCATCGAGGAATACCTTCCCAAGGCACTCACCCGGGAAGAAGTGGAATCCATCGTTGACGAAGCCATCGACGCCCTGAAGGCCGACGGCCAGGAACTTTCCATGCGTTCCATTGGGGCCGTCATGAAGCCCGTCACCGCCAAGGTAGCCGGTCGTTTCGACGGCAAGACCGTCAGCGAAATTGTGCGCGGACGCTTGGCCTAGAGCAACCCCGCAAACAGGTCAGTGTTTGGCGGCCGTTCGGGCCATCAAGGCCCGGAGGTCGTCGGCTACCTTGGCTACCTCGCGTTGGCGGGCGCTTCGGTGAGGCCTTGATTCATGGCCCGCCGGCCTGGCTTTAGGAGGAGTGGCACGGAGCTGCGGATCGCGACGGAACGCTGCGTCGCGTCCAATCTTGGGATCACGCACTGGGGCGTCAACGCTGACGGAGCCCTGCAGGGGATCGTGGAAGAGCGGAAGGTTCATGGTCACTGATCCTGACACATGCGCTCGCCCTCCGATATGGACAACCGCCCACGATCTACCCGAATGACTGTGCAGATGTCCATTCGGGCTGTAGCGCGTGCCTAGCCCCAGAGCGCCTTCTTGAGCAGCGCCCTCAGTTGCACATTCTCCTCGTCGGTCAATGCGGCGAGCTGCGTCTCCTCGCAAACTTCCAGCGCGGCCCGCGCCTTGTTGTGGATCCGCCGGCCCTCGGCTGTGGAGACGATGATCTTCGCCCGGCGGTCCTGCTTGCCCTGGGCTCGTGTGACCAGGCCGCGGTGTTCGAGATCGTCCACGAGGCTGACCACCTGGCTTGGGTCCAGGCTGAGGAAATCAGCGAGCTCCCGCTGCGTGGGTTCCAGCCCGCTGCACGCGAGAGTCAGCACGGAAAATGAGCGTTCCCTCAGTCCGTAATCCGCCAGCGCCTTGTTGTTCAGCAGCGAACCCGTGGCGTGCAGTTTGGCCAGCAACAGGCCCACATCACTGCCGATTTTTGCTGCGGCCAGGCGCGGGGTTTCCACTTCGGTGCTTTGCGGGCCCATGACAACTCCAATAGTAATGAAAAACAATCGTTGACTTTTTCAATGATCCGTATTCTCATTGATCATGACAAGGATCTCACGATGCTGTGGGATCGGCCCCACCGGCGTCAGCCGGTTACTGCATGCGAAGGAGCACGCCATGAGCTTGAACGGCAAGGTTGCAATCGTTACTGGGAGTGGGCAGGGTCTTGGACTCGCTTACGCGAGGGAACTCGCCCGCCGGGGTGCCGCCGTCGTGATTAATGACGTGAATGCTGAGACTGCGGCGGAGGCTGTTGCGCTGATTGAGGCCGACGGCGGTCGGGCTACGGCGGTGGTGGTTCCGGTGGGTTCGACGGATGCTGCGAAGGCGTTGGTGGCCGGTGCTGTGGAGGCGTTTGGCGGGCTGGACATTCTGGTGACGAACGCCGGGATTCTGCGGGACAAGAGCTTGTTGAAGATGACGGATGAGGATTTTGACGTCGTCATCAACGTCCACCTGAAAGGCACATTCACGTGTGTCCGTGAGGCGTTTGCGTACTTCAAGGAGAACAACATCCCCGGCCGGATCATCACGATTGGTTCGCCGACCGGCCAGCGCGGCAACTTTGGCCAGAGCAATTACGCCGCGGCGAAGGCCGGCATCGTCGGCATGGTGCGCACGTGGGCCCTGGAGATGAAGAGGGCCGGTGTGACGGTGAATTCGGTGATTCCGGTGGCGGCAACAGCAATGACCAAGACGGTGCCGTATTTCCAGAAAGCTGTCGAGGCTGACGAGCGTGGCGAGGCGATGCCGTCGTTCTTCCGTCACGATCTTGGTTTTGGAACGGCCGACGACGTTGCCGGGCTGATTGCCTTCCTCGCCTCTGATGAGGCCACCGGGATCACGGGCCAGGCGATTGGTGCCGGTGGTGACCGGTTGCAGGTCTGGACGCACCCGACCGCGGCGAGCACTGAGTACCGAGAGGGCGGCTGGAGCTACGAGGCGCTGCAGGAGAACGCCGGCTCGCTGTTTGGCGCAGAGGCGCTGCAGAGCTTCGGCGAGGAATTCCTGCCCTTGCCCGCGGAGTTGCAGCCCGAGCCGGCTAAATCTGAAGCGGTTCAGGCGCGCTGATCATGGCAGACCGTTACGAACTGGGCATCGACGCCTCCGGGCTGGATGCGATCGACATGCATGTCCATCTCGAGGTGGACAGTTGCGGGCATGGCTCACTCCCGGAGGCGTTGACGGAGGCGTCGGCGAAGTACTTCAAGGCCGAGGACCGGACACCGTCGCTGGACAGGATTGCGGAGGTGTACCGCGAACTCAACATGGCCGCCGTCGTTTTCACGGTGGATGCCCGGACGCAGCTCAAGCACGAACCGAACAGCATCCCGGAGCTGATTGCCGGGGCTGCGCGGAACAATGATGTGCTGATTCCGTTCGGCAGTGTGGACCCGCGGACGGGGGAGGACGCGATCGCCGGGGCCAAGCACCAAGCTGTTGAGCTCGGCGCCCGGGGTTTCAAGTTCCATCCCTCGTTGCAGGGCTTCGACCCGTCCAATGAAGCGTTCTACCCGTTGTGGGAGGCCCTGCAGGAGTTGGGGTTGCCGTGTATTTTCCACACGGGCCAGAACGGCATGGGGGCTGGTCTTCCGGGCGGGTATGGGATCAAGCTGGCGTACTCGAACCCGTTGTTGCTCGATGCGGTGGCTGCTGATTTCCCGGGCCTACAAATCATCATGGCCCACCCCTCGGTGCCGTGGCAGGACGAGGCGAACTCGATCGCGACGCACAAGTCCAACGTGTTCATCGACCTGTCCGGGTGGTCGCCGAAGTACTTCCCGGAATCCTTGGTGAAAGCCTCGAATTCGGTGTTGCAGGACAAGGTGTTGTTCGGCACGGACTTCCCGCTGATCACCCCGCAAAAGTGGCTGGGCGCATTCGCGGACCTGCCGCTCAAGGACGAGGTCCGTCCCAAGATCCTCAAGGACAACGCGGTCCGGCTCCTGGGACTGGGCGGCTTGGGATGAGCACCACGACGACAGCAACAGGTGTGGAGCAGCGGCTGTACTCCGTCGCCGACTGGTACGACGCCGAAGCGCTCCTGACCACCGAAGAGCGCCGGGTTTTGGGCCGCTTGCGGGACTTCCTGGAGACCGCGGCCAAGCCGTTGCTGGCCGAGTATTGGGAGCGTGGGGAGTTCCCTGAGCAGTTGGCCCGGCCGTTGATTGATCTTGACCTGATGGAGCCGGCCGAGCTGACCGTTGAGGCTCCCGCGCGGGGGATCTTCCACGGGTTCCGGAATTTCGAGCTCGCCCGCACGGATGCTTCATTGGCTACTTGGTTCAACGCCCAGTCTGGTTTGTTCCGGACCGCGATCCGCGTCGGTGCCTCCGAGGAGCAGCAGAAGGAATGGATGCCCAGGGTCCTGGACTTCTCCCTCAAAGGCGTTTTCTCGTTGACCGAACCGGACCATGGTTCGGACATCGCTGGCGGGCTCGCCACCACCGCCCGCTACGAACCAAGCCCAGGAACAGACCCCGACGGCGGAACTGGATCCGACGGCGGTAGCTGGGTTCTGGACGGTGCGAAGCGGTGGATCGGGGGAGCCTCCACGGCGGATGTGTTGTGTGTGTTCGCCCGCGATGTCGCCGACGGGCAGGTCAAAGCTTTCCTCGTGGACCGCACCGCTCCCGGGGTGTCCCTGGAGAAGATCCAGGGTAAAACTTCGCTGCGGATGATGCAGAACGCCCACATCACCCTGGACAGTGTCCGGGTTCCGGAGGGAATGCGCCTGCATAACGTGAACTCGTTTAAGGACGTCGCGGCGATGCTGCGGGCGATGAGATCCGATGTTGCCTGGATCGCCACCGGTATCCAGGCCGGGGCGTTCGAAGCCGCCCTGGCGTATGTGAGGGAACGGCAGCAGTTCGGCCGGTCACTGGGTTCGTTCCAACTGGTCCAGGAGAAACTGGCCCGCATGCTGGGCAACATCACCGCGAGTTTGTCGTTGGTGGTGCGGCTCACCGAGCAGCAGGGCTGGGGGATCTACCGGGACCAGGACTCGGCCCTGGCCAAAATGCAGACGTCCCTGATGATGCGCGAAACCGTCGCCCTCGCCCGCGAAGTCGTGGGCGGCAACGGCATCACCCTCGCCGCCGACGTCGCGCGTTTCCACGCCGACGCCGAGGCTGTCTATTCCTACGAGGGCACCCACGAAATCAACGCCCTCATCATCGGCCGCGCCCTCACCGGCGCCAGCGCCTTTACCAACTAAATCTCTTCACACAACACCACAGGAGGCAAAGATGCCCAATCTCATCGTCGATTTCGACACCCTGCTCACCATGTCCGGCAAGGACCTCGGCACCACCGATTACCGTGAGATCACCCAGCAGCAGATCAACCTGTTCGCTGACGCGACGGACGACCAGCAGTGGATCCACACCGACCCCGAACGCGCCAAGGACGGTCCTTTCGGCGCCCCGATCGCGCATGGTTTCCTCACCTTGTCCCTGATCATCCCGTTCTGGGGCGAACTCTTCGACGTCGACGGGGTCACCACCAAGGTCAACTACGGCCTGGACAAAGTCCGCTTCACCTCCCCGGTGAAGGTCGGCTCCAAAGTCCGCATGCAGGGCAGCATCGCCGAAGTCACCGAAGTCAAGGGCGGCGCCCAGATCAAAGTCAACGCCACCATCGAAATCGAAGGCCAGGAACGCCCCGCCGTCGTCGCCGAATTCCTCGCCCGCTTCTACAAGTAACCCGCTTTCCTTCGCTAAGAAACCCACCCCTCCTCTCCCAAGGAACAGCCATGTCAGGACACACTGCGCTCGCTACGTCGAGCACGACCGCAAAGCGCAAGGAAGCGCGCACGGTCATCTTGTCCAGCTATCTGGGCAGCACCATCGAGTTCTACGACTTCCTGCTCTACGCAACTGCGGCGGCGGTCGCTTTCCCCAAAGTGTTCTTCGCCGGTACGGACGAATGGGTGGGCGTCGTTGCTGCTTACGCCACGTTCGCTGCGGGCTACGTTGCCCGGCCTCTGGGCGGCATCATCTTCGGCCACTTCGGTGACCGCATCGGACGCAAGGGCATGCTCATCGTGTCCATGGCCATGATGGGCATCGCCTCCACCCTGATCGGCCTGATTCCGGGCGCCAACGTCATTGGCCCCTGGGGTGCCGTGATCCTGGTGGTCTTGCGGGTCTGCCAGGGAATCGCCGTCGGAGGCGAATGGGGTGGAGCCGCCCTGATGGCTTTGGAGCACTCGGATCCCAAGCGACG
This genomic window contains:
- a CDS encoding GH32 C-terminal domain-containing protein produces the protein MKRSVFFQPADGWVGDLIPFEKDGEFWLFYLHEDRSDPKPGTSWNLVTTKDLTQFEDHGVSLHHGSETDLDFNAYTGSIVTDESGIHHLFYTGQNPRNLGPDGAPLQLVMHATSTDGMRTWQKHPELTFGAPDGYESGDWRDPFVFWDDSKSQWKMLLAARHSTGPERRRGVIAQCVSSDLMTWQHTEPFWDPRRYITHECPDVFAWGDWWYMVYSEFSESFTTRYRMAKSPDGPWIVPDLDSIDGRAFYASKSAERDGRRFFFGWIASKEGNRDQGPWQWAGTMSVLEARQNPDGTLAFSFADELVESFWDDVPVSLTSALPARLAVPDGYSALISAEELPDQFYAKAVLDIAANTTECGLLLRSSHDGDHSYVLRLEPKRGRLVFDRWPRTITGDAQWHVSGDVPFDVELERPCDLTPGVHTLEVIVDGDICVAVVDRQVALSARIYDLASGRIGVFAGEGNVTVTELEVRQRTDN
- a CDS encoding ABC transporter substrate-binding protein, with protein sequence MKKLFRAAAVAAVAALALTACGGGGSTSDPANVSPTGEIKPREISWLLSRPADGAVINIMKKLADDYAKDHPGFALNLITTPDRPSYIQKLETLAAANKLPELFDTDATPFAQQLAKQGKMVDADKLLKSLDLYDDYRPGALDYQRFDDGSLYMIPFQFELEFIWYNKALLEKAGVTVPASLDDVPAMCTALRNAGITPIAIDGQDQWPLERYVAYQPFRAAGPDFVQKLKKGEAAFSDPAGQKTVQWMAELGKAKCFQDGFSAQGYSDAQNQFTSGQAAMYNIGTWELPSLATDKLNPDVRDDIDFFTLPTTSGSVTAANEFVSPSGIGMAVNSKTYDPLVSDFLKFALEKYPAEYAATGALSPTTNVQTTVPANATPLYKKALETANTLGEKQAMPWDTQLDPTTNGRLQQELVLLVQGNITPEQFTKTMDDAIKQNAPKFFK
- a CDS encoding GatB/YqeY domain-containing protein — encoded protein: MTLKERLKADVVDHMKAGNKIALTTVRNVLGEITTREKSGKTPVELDDVQVTSLLQKEAAKRRDTARIYTEAGEADRAAAEVAEAEIIEEYLPKALTREEVESIVDEAIDALKADGQELSMRSIGAVMKPVTAKVAGRFDGKTVSEIVRGRLA
- a CDS encoding dihydrofolate reductase family protein, producing the protein MYRNSRVSAQFSMSLDGFIARDDDGIGPLFDWYEAGSVETWMPGHPVPFHLSEADAAYWTSLPREGAFIAGRRIFDMTKGWGGHPPNESPTVVLTHREPPADWPPIRRDGRPVPFEFVADLESAFDRAADLAAGGEIGVAGADVVQQCLRRGLVDELRVDLVPALLGSGIRWFGELDGDIMLDEPVIVPGNRVTHLIYRVRR
- a CDS encoding glycoside hydrolase family 32 protein translates to MTYDISRRTALQGAGVGALALLMSSAVPVAAHAQASLRAIYHMTPPSGWLCDPQRPVHTNGAYQLYYLHSGQNNGPGGWDHATTSDGVSYTHQGVVMPLQPDFPVWSGSAVVDTANTAGFGAGAVIALATQPTDGIRKFQEQYLYWSTDGGYTFTALPDPVIVNTDGRTATTSAEIENAEWFRDPKIHWDAARNEWVCVIGRARYAAFYTSPNLRDWQWKSNFDFPNHALGGIECPDLFEMTAGDGTRHWVFGASMDAYSIGLPMTFAYWTGSWNGTAFIADNLTPQWLDWGWDWYAAVTWPAVEAPETKRLATAWMNNWKYAARDVPTDVSDGYNGQNSITRELRLERQSGGWYTLLSAPVQALSNYVTSTTTLPDRSVNGSFVLPWGGRAYELELDISWDTAANVGVSVGRSPDGARHTNIGKYGAELYVDRAPSDQSGYALAPYTRAAAPIDANARSVHLRIFVDTQSVEVFVNSGHTVVSQQVHFADGDTGISLYADGGPANFTGITIREFGNAI
- a CDS encoding MarR family winged helix-turn-helix transcriptional regulator, which encodes MGPQSTEVETPRLAAAKIGSDVGLLLAKLHATGSLLNNKALADYGLRERSFSVLTLACSGLEPTQRELADFLSLDPSQVVSLVDDLEHRGLVTRAQGKQDRRAKIIVSTAEGRRIHNKARAALEVCEETQLAALTDEENVQLRALLKKALWG
- a CDS encoding NAD(P)/FAD-dependent oxidoreductase; this translates as MEDSYQVIIAGAGFAGVAAAKELGRKGVRVLLIDSNNYHQFQPLLYQVATSQIGVSAIARPLRSVFRRYKTVKVLTAKVDTVNAGERAVTTADGQTMRAEILVIAVGAVPNFFNTPGAEELAFPLYSVTDATRLGTGLTRLLDQADRKPDGSVDVVVVGGGPTGVETAGAMAENVKYVVRKYFSPELAARCRVHLVDMVPSVLNMFSSKSQSYATEHLKKVGVQLHMGVGVTEVRADGVTLADGSSVPGQIVVWAGGLKAGDLIAGSGLTQGRGGRIDVDTDLTAPDVEGVYVVGDCANITDSTGAKLPQLGSVAQQAGKWAASNILADLKGGTRTPFRYVDKGYMAMIGRGAAVAELGRKRIQLQGVFAFLSWLLVHLALLSGLQQKIRALFSWLNGYILHSPAQVVVSGPIEKEGPEQAASGKP